A genomic window from Lotus japonicus ecotype B-129 chromosome 1, LjGifu_v1.2 includes:
- the LOC130728450 gene encoding COP9 signalosome complex subunit 7 isoform X1: MDIEQKQSELIDNFVKQASAAPNAPALASVVIEATSHPSLFAFAEILALPNILQLEGTENSAHLDLLRLFAHGTWSDYKSNADRLPQLLPDQILKLKQLTVLTLAETNKVLPYDQLMQDLDVTNVRELEDFLINECMYAGIVRGKLDQLRRCFEVQFAAGRDLRPGQLGSMIQTLSNWLSTSENLLVSIQEKIKWADAMSEVDKKHRKDVEEKVEEVKKSLFKADIDFIRGHEEICSESGGVMDYEEDRTRPKRRRHPIS, encoded by the exons ATGGATATCGAGCAGAAGCAATCGGAGCTCATCGACAACTTCGTGAAGCAAGCCTCTGCTGCACCCAACGCTCCTGCACTCGCTTCCGTCGTCATCGAAGCCACTTCTCACCCATCCCTCTTCGCTTTCGCCGAGATCCTTGCCCTCCCTAATATTCTACAG CTTGAAGGAACTGAGAATTCTGCGCACCTTGATCTGCTACGGTTGTTTGCCCATGGAACATGGAGTGATTACAAGA GTAATGCTGATCGTCTTCCGCAGTTGTTACCTGATCAGATCCTCAAGCTTAAGCAACTCACAGTTCTTACATTGGCTGAGACAAACAAG GTACTACCCTATGACCAACTGATGCAGGACTTAGATGTGACGAATGTTCGTGAACTTGAAGATTTTCTAATCAATGAATGCATGTATGCG GGAATAGTCAGAGGAAAGCTGGATCAGTTGCGGCGATGCTTTGAG GTCCAATTTGCAGCAGGTAGGGACTTGAGGCCCGGTCAATTGGGAAGTATGATACAGACACTCTCTAACTG GTTGTCTACATCAGAAAATTTGCTTGTTTCAATTCAAGAGAAGATAAAATGGGCTGATGCTATGAGTGAAGTTGACAAGAAGCACAGGAAGGATGTGGAGGAGAAGGTAGAAGAAGTGAAGAAGTCTCTCTTCAAG GCCGACATCGACTTCATCAGAGGCCATGAGGAGATCTGCTCTGAATCTGGTGGAGTGATGGATTATGAAGAAGATCGAACCAGACCGAAGAG GAGGCGGCATCCAATATCATAG
- the LOC130728450 gene encoding COP9 signalosome complex subunit 7 isoform X4, translated as MDIEQKQSELIDNFVKQASAAPNAPALASVVIEATSHPSLFAFAEILALPNILQLEGTENSAHLDLLRLFAHGTWSDYKSNADRLPQLLPDQILKLKQLTVLTLAETNKVLPYDQLMQDLDVTNVRELEDFLINECMYAGIVRGKLDQLRRCFEVQFAAGRDLRPGQLGSMIQTLSNWLSTSENLLVSIQEKIKWADAMSEVDKKHRKDVEEKVEEVKKSLFKLHTVSRPTSTSSEAMRRSALNLVE; from the exons ATGGATATCGAGCAGAAGCAATCGGAGCTCATCGACAACTTCGTGAAGCAAGCCTCTGCTGCACCCAACGCTCCTGCACTCGCTTCCGTCGTCATCGAAGCCACTTCTCACCCATCCCTCTTCGCTTTCGCCGAGATCCTTGCCCTCCCTAATATTCTACAG CTTGAAGGAACTGAGAATTCTGCGCACCTTGATCTGCTACGGTTGTTTGCCCATGGAACATGGAGTGATTACAAGA GTAATGCTGATCGTCTTCCGCAGTTGTTACCTGATCAGATCCTCAAGCTTAAGCAACTCACAGTTCTTACATTGGCTGAGACAAACAAG GTACTACCCTATGACCAACTGATGCAGGACTTAGATGTGACGAATGTTCGTGAACTTGAAGATTTTCTAATCAATGAATGCATGTATGCG GGAATAGTCAGAGGAAAGCTGGATCAGTTGCGGCGATGCTTTGAG GTCCAATTTGCAGCAGGTAGGGACTTGAGGCCCGGTCAATTGGGAAGTATGATACAGACACTCTCTAACTG GTTGTCTACATCAGAAAATTTGCTTGTTTCAATTCAAGAGAAGATAAAATGGGCTGATGCTATGAGTGAAGTTGACAAGAAGCACAGGAAGGATGTGGAGGAGAAGGTAGAAGAAGTGAAGAAGTCTCTCTTCAAG TTACACACTGTAAGCAGGCCGACATCGACTTCATCAGAGGCCATGAGGAGATCTGCTCTGAATCTGGTGGAGTGA
- the LOC130728450 gene encoding COP9 signalosome complex subunit 7 isoform X2: MDIEQKQSELIDNFVKQASAAPNAPALASVVIEATSHPSLFAFAEILALPNILQLEGTENSAHLDLLRLFAHGTWSDYKSNADRLPQLLPDQILKLKQLTVLTLAETNKVLPYDQLMQDLDVTNVRELEDFLINECMYAGIVRGKLDQLRRCFEVQFAAGRDLRPGQLGSMIQTLSNWLSTSENLLVSIQEKIKWADAMSEVDKKHRKDVEEKVEEVKKSLFKTVLLTSWQKLHTVSRPTSTSSEAMRRSALNLVE, encoded by the exons ATGGATATCGAGCAGAAGCAATCGGAGCTCATCGACAACTTCGTGAAGCAAGCCTCTGCTGCACCCAACGCTCCTGCACTCGCTTCCGTCGTCATCGAAGCCACTTCTCACCCATCCCTCTTCGCTTTCGCCGAGATCCTTGCCCTCCCTAATATTCTACAG CTTGAAGGAACTGAGAATTCTGCGCACCTTGATCTGCTACGGTTGTTTGCCCATGGAACATGGAGTGATTACAAGA GTAATGCTGATCGTCTTCCGCAGTTGTTACCTGATCAGATCCTCAAGCTTAAGCAACTCACAGTTCTTACATTGGCTGAGACAAACAAG GTACTACCCTATGACCAACTGATGCAGGACTTAGATGTGACGAATGTTCGTGAACTTGAAGATTTTCTAATCAATGAATGCATGTATGCG GGAATAGTCAGAGGAAAGCTGGATCAGTTGCGGCGATGCTTTGAG GTCCAATTTGCAGCAGGTAGGGACTTGAGGCCCGGTCAATTGGGAAGTATGATACAGACACTCTCTAACTG GTTGTCTACATCAGAAAATTTGCTTGTTTCAATTCAAGAGAAGATAAAATGGGCTGATGCTATGAGTGAAGTTGACAAGAAGCACAGGAAGGATGTGGAGGAGAAGGTAGAAGAAGTGAAGAAGTCTCTCTTCAAG ACGGTCTTACTTACTTCGTGGCAGAAGTTACACACTGTAAGCAGGCCGACATCGACTTCATCAGAGGCCATGAGGAGATCTGCTCTGAATCTGGTGGAGTGA
- the LOC130728450 gene encoding COP9 signalosome complex subunit 7 isoform X3, whose amino-acid sequence MDIEQKQSELIDNFVKQASAAPNAPALASVVIEATSHPSLFAFAEILALPNILQLEGTENSAHLDLLRLFAHGTWSDYKSNADRLPQLLPDQILKLKQLTVLTLAETNKVLPYDQLMQDLDVTNVRELEDFLINECMYAGIVRGKLDQLRRCFEVQFAAGRDLRPGQLGSMIQTLSNWLSTSENLLVSIQEKIKWADAMSEVDKKHRKDVEEKVEEVKKSLFKKLHTVSRPTSTSSEAMRRSALNLVE is encoded by the exons ATGGATATCGAGCAGAAGCAATCGGAGCTCATCGACAACTTCGTGAAGCAAGCCTCTGCTGCACCCAACGCTCCTGCACTCGCTTCCGTCGTCATCGAAGCCACTTCTCACCCATCCCTCTTCGCTTTCGCCGAGATCCTTGCCCTCCCTAATATTCTACAG CTTGAAGGAACTGAGAATTCTGCGCACCTTGATCTGCTACGGTTGTTTGCCCATGGAACATGGAGTGATTACAAGA GTAATGCTGATCGTCTTCCGCAGTTGTTACCTGATCAGATCCTCAAGCTTAAGCAACTCACAGTTCTTACATTGGCTGAGACAAACAAG GTACTACCCTATGACCAACTGATGCAGGACTTAGATGTGACGAATGTTCGTGAACTTGAAGATTTTCTAATCAATGAATGCATGTATGCG GGAATAGTCAGAGGAAAGCTGGATCAGTTGCGGCGATGCTTTGAG GTCCAATTTGCAGCAGGTAGGGACTTGAGGCCCGGTCAATTGGGAAGTATGATACAGACACTCTCTAACTG GTTGTCTACATCAGAAAATTTGCTTGTTTCAATTCAAGAGAAGATAAAATGGGCTGATGCTATGAGTGAAGTTGACAAGAAGCACAGGAAGGATGTGGAGGAGAAGGTAGAAGAAGTGAAGAAGTCTCTCTTCAAG AAGTTACACACTGTAAGCAGGCCGACATCGACTTCATCAGAGGCCATGAGGAGATCTGCTCTGAATCTGGTGGAGTGA